One part of the Gossypium raimondii isolate GPD5lz chromosome 1, ASM2569854v1, whole genome shotgun sequence genome encodes these proteins:
- the LOC105779582 gene encoding B3 domain-containing transcription repressor VAL1: MAAHSYAILDFGGVKCLECCLNEALALHRNSPTFSNPEEMQASDSHPKASDDTEETVTGVDPIASPDSVALNASPDKIGTPTPGAVPAAETEGESSVNSPAGTKKSRKKKGRKNRKDASKQHQIQARYSPKTSPEELREICRQAKSSLIPLFEKKLTASDVDTRNGRLVLPKRCAEAYFPKISGQQGIFLTVQDTKGNDWEVFYRYWSNTNGKMYVLEGLKDYMIMMEWEAGDTVTFYKREEDEKLFMGFKKYQAPESAQKSST, translated from the exons ATGGCTGCTCATTCATATGCAATATTGGACTTTGGTGGTGTGAAATGTCTGGAGTGTTGCTTGAATGAAGCTCTC GCGCTGCACAGAAACTCACCAACCTTCTCGAACCCCGAGGAGATGCAGGCATCGGACTCTCATCCAAAGGCATCGGATGACACAGAGGAAACCGTGACTG GGGTTGATCCAATTGCATCACCTGATTCTGTTGCACTCAATGCCTCACCTGATAAGATAGGCACTCCTACTCCCGGAGCAGTTCCTGCAGCAGAAACTGAAGGAGAGTCCTCCGTGAATTCACCTGCTGGAACCAAAAAGTCCCGTAAGAAGAAGGGTCGCAAGAATCGGAAGGATGCCTCTAAACAACATCAAATCCAAGCGAGGTACTCGCCAAAGACCAGCCCAGAGGAGCTTAGGGAAATATGCAGACA GGCCAAATCAAGTCTTATCCCTTTGTTTGAGAAAAAATTGACTGCTAGTGATGTGGACACCAGGAATGGGCGCCTTGTGTTACCAAAGAGATGTGCAGAG GCTTATTTCCCAAAGATTTCGGGGCAACAAGGAATCTTCCTTACTGTGCAAGATACAAAAGGAAATGACTGGGAAGTTTTCTACCGTTATTGGTCAAATACTAATGGAAAGATGTATGTCCTTGAAGGCCTTAAGGATTACATGATCATGATGGAATGGGAAGCAGGTGATACAG TTACATTTTATAAGAGAGAGGAAGATGAAAAGCTGTTCATGGGATTCAAAAAATATCAGGCTCCCGAATCTGCTCAGAAG AGCTCAACTTGA